Proteins encoded together in one Sceloporus undulatus isolate JIND9_A2432 ecotype Alabama chromosome 4, SceUnd_v1.1, whole genome shotgun sequence window:
- the SOX4 gene encoding transcription factor SOX-4 produces the protein MVQQTSNAENNAEALLAGESSDSGASLELGIACSPTPGSTASTGGKADDPSWCKTPSGHIKRPMNAFMVWSQIERRKIMEQSPDMHNAEISKRLGKRWKLLKDGDKIPFIREAERLRLKHMADYPDYKYRPRKKVKSGGGGGGGGSTGLNNSSSSPNASSKAGEKSSGGTSSPSNSSKLSQKKGSGAKASPKLSPGGKGSPAPPPQPPFPSSESQAPPLLPPEHHSLYRPPDKALLPEKKAKRAAGVFASVPSSPTLSTSTDTSDDPMSLYEEGQGQHREGGLGVGVGLGGIRDPAASPPPALGGCSPSDHGSYTSLRAPSSPAPSTSRSSSSSSSVSSSSSDDDELEDDLLDLHPSPGFEGSMAFGPGLSSSSVLDRDLDLNLEPGSGSHFEFPDYCTPEVSEMISGDWLESSISNLVFTY, from the coding sequence ATGGTTCAGCAGACGAGCAACGCGGAGAACAACGCGGAGGCGCTGCTGGCCGGCGAGAGCTCGGACTCCGGGGCCAGCCTGGAGCTGGGCATCGCCTGCTCGCCCACGCCGGGCTCGACGGCTTCGACGGGGGGCAAGGCGGACGACCCGAGCTGGTGCAAGACCCCCAGCGGCCACATCAAGCGCCCCATGAACGCCTTCATGGTCTGGTCGCAGATCGAGCGGCGCAAGATCATGGAGCAGTCGCCCGACATGCACAACGCCGAGATCTCCAAGCGCCTGGGCAAGCGCTGGAAGCTGCTCAAGGACGGCGACAAGATCCCCTTCATCCGGGAGGCGGAGCGGCTGCGCCTCAAGCACATGGCCGACTACCCGGACTACAAGTACCGGCCCAGGAAGAAGGTCAagtccggcggcggcggcggcggagggggcAGCACCGGcctcaacaacagcagcagcagccctaaCGCCTCCTCCAAGGCTGGAGAGAAGAGCAGCGGAGGGACTTCATCCCCGAGCAACTCTTCCAAACTCAGCCAGAAAAAGGGGAGCGGGGCCAAAGCGTCGCCCAAGTTGAGCCCAGGAGGCAAAGGCTCCCCCGCTCCTCCTCCCCAGCCGCCTTTCCCTTCCTCGGAGTCGCAGGCGCCCCCTCTGCTGCCCCCGGAGCACCACTCACTGTACCGGCCCCCCGACAAAGCGCTGCTCCCGGAGAAGAAGGCCAAGCGGGCCGCCGGGGTCTTCGCCTCGGTGCCCTCCAGCCCCACCTTGAGCACCTCCACGGACACCAGCGACGACCCCATGAGCCTCTACGAGGAAGGCCAGGGCCAGCACCGGGAGGGCGGGCTGGGGGTCGGGGTCGGCCTGGGCGGCATACGGGACCCCGCGGCTTCCCCTCCTCCTGCTTTGGGGGGCTGCTCCCCCTCGGACCACGGCAGCTACACCAGCCTCCGGGCCCCTTCCTCGCCGGCCCCTTCCACCTcccgctcttcctcctcctcctcctcggtctcttcctcctcctcggacGACGACGAGCTGGAGGACGACCTGTTGGACCTCCACCCGAGCCCCGGTTTCGAGGGCAGCATGGCCTTTGGGCCCGGCCTGAGCTCCTCCTCGGTGCTCGACAGGGACCTGGATTTGAATCTGGAGCCGGGCTCCGGCTCCCACTTCGAGTTCCCGGACTATTGCACCCCGGAGGTAAGTGAGATGATCTCGGGGGACTGGCTCGAGTCCAGCATTTCCAACCTGGTCTTCACctactga